One Spirochaetota bacterium DNA window includes the following coding sequences:
- a CDS encoding NADH-quinone oxidoreductase subunit B family protein, translated as MLKGLCKRAFPRSLWIYHCNSGACNGCDIEILNVLTPYYDVERFGMKLVASPRHADVMLVSGAVTRPTLPLVKKAYDAIPNPKLVFGIGSCAAGGGCWFDTYNVTGGADKAIPVNYIIPGCPPRPEAIIFGVALALGLVDKKASPVELKQVEFPIDKYKQNREYEERNVIYKLLD; from the coding sequence ATGCTCAAGGGACTTTGCAAGCGGGCGTTCCCGAGATCGCTTTGGATATATCACTGCAACAGCGGCGCCTGCAACGGCTGCGACATTGAGATACTCAATGTGCTCACACCGTACTACGATGTGGAGCGATTCGGCATGAAACTCGTCGCATCGCCGCGCCATGCGGACGTTATGCTCGTATCCGGTGCGGTCACGCGGCCCACGCTCCCGCTCGTGAAAAAAGCGTATGATGCAATACCAAATCCGAAGCTCGTGTTCGGCATCGGTTCCTGCGCCGCGGGCGGCGGGTGCTGGTTCGACACGTACAACGTAACGGGCGGAGCGGACAAGGCGATACCGGTGAATTACATCATACCCGGCTGCCCACCGCGCCCGGAGGCCATCATCTTCGGCGTTGCGCTTGCGTTGGGCCTTGTGGACAAGAAGGCCTCGCCGGTAGAGCTCAAGCAGGTCGAATTCCCGATCGATAAGTACAAACAGAACCGCGAGTATGAAGAGCGCAACGTCATTTACAAGCTTTTGGATTAA
- a CDS encoding molybdopterin-dependent oxidoreductase has product MSYKSGVCTFCGTGCAHMLDMRGNDVAGVFPVRNHPVSKGRLCVRGWHVHELINSNERIKTPLIRKDGVLVPATYEEAIALLVENLSRYKNDAADNTGFLASPRASNEENFLLMKLARSVFNTSNICLDSDPGHRNSIDVMHAGTGMAGMIGSLEDIARAEYLLVLGSDITKQNPIIGSELHMAARAGAKLVTIDTRNTQIAHLSDRFIQLKPGSYKVALAYMATVLLEERRTDEDFIKRQTEGYDGFVGCLSFLKESEVEEKTGIDLESLKETARELARAKTAMAFFSSGISGFDRDTIGYLFNLFMLAGKIGKEGCGVNPITGICNLQGSYDMGIAPDLLTGYQSITDAAVRDKFNKEWNVRLSARPGRPIDDLLMDRSRGLKALVAVDHDETVIRHHDEIDAIEFVAYIGTYHNPFADLADVVLPIASYIESDGTFTNTERRVQLFREKRKPLDGIMPGWELYTAIAKAAGASWTYTSPADVMGEIARLTPEYSDIRYDKLTDSFGIQWPCTADNPGGTPRFSIEKAAKKITFVPTDWSFMVPPVSEEYPVQLVIGEAQHFWHQNNLMKKTTIPLREYNATLLLYPQGYVAVSPEDAKRLTVRDRANVKIISPYGSMEAMVQITDKVKPNTAYVAYFVDDMVTRFFLAHKSVMKRGEDATVPVRIVKV; this is encoded by the coding sequence ATGAGCTATAAATCCGGTGTCTGTACTTTCTGCGGCACAGGATGCGCGCATATGCTCGATATGCGCGGTAACGATGTTGCAGGCGTATTTCCGGTACGCAATCACCCGGTAAGCAAGGGGCGGCTGTGCGTGCGCGGCTGGCATGTCCACGAGCTCATCAACAGCAATGAACGGATTAAGACACCCCTGATACGGAAAGACGGCGTATTAGTCCCGGCAACGTATGAAGAAGCTATTGCACTGCTCGTTGAGAACCTTTCCCGTTATAAGAACGACGCCGCTGACAACACCGGTTTCCTTGCGTCGCCGCGGGCATCGAACGAGGAGAATTTTCTCCTCATGAAGCTCGCCCGGTCGGTGTTCAATACCAGCAACATCTGCCTCGATTCCGACCCCGGCCACCGCAACAGCATCGACGTCATGCACGCCGGCACCGGTATGGCCGGCATGATCGGATCGCTTGAGGATATCGCACGCGCGGAATATCTTCTTGTGCTCGGTTCGGACATAACGAAGCAGAATCCCATCATCGGGAGCGAGCTGCACATGGCCGCACGCGCCGGCGCAAAGCTCGTGACCATCGATACACGCAATACGCAGATAGCGCATCTTTCCGACCGTTTCATTCAGCTGAAACCCGGCTCCTATAAGGTCGCGCTCGCGTATATGGCGACCGTGCTCCTTGAAGAGCGCCGCACGGATGAGGATTTCATCAAACGGCAGACGGAAGGATATGACGGCTTCGTGGGATGTCTCTCCTTCCTCAAGGAATCCGAGGTCGAGGAGAAAACAGGCATCGATCTTGAATCGCTTAAGGAAACGGCGCGGGAATTGGCGCGCGCGAAGACCGCGATGGCGTTCTTCTCATCGGGAATATCCGGTTTCGACCGCGATACGATAGGGTATCTCTTCAATCTCTTCATGCTCGCAGGCAAGATCGGCAAGGAAGGATGCGGTGTGAACCCGATCACCGGCATCTGCAATCTGCAGGGCAGCTACGATATGGGCATTGCGCCCGATCTTCTGACCGGTTATCAGTCGATCACTGATGCCGCGGTGCGCGACAAATTCAACAAGGAATGGAATGTTCGGCTGAGCGCCCGCCCCGGGCGGCCTATCGATGATCTCCTGATGGATAGAAGCCGCGGGCTTAAGGCGCTCGTGGCCGTCGACCACGATGAAACGGTGATACGTCACCACGACGAGATAGACGCGATAGAATTCGTCGCTTATATCGGCACCTATCACAATCCGTTCGCCGACCTTGCCGATGTTGTGCTTCCGATCGCATCCTATATCGAGAGCGACGGTACGTTCACCAATACCGAACGACGCGTGCAGCTCTTCCGTGAGAAGCGAAAGCCGCTCGATGGGATAATGCCCGGTTGGGAGCTTTATACGGCCATCGCGAAGGCTGCCGGTGCATCATGGACGTACACATCGCCTGCGGACGTAATGGGAGAGATAGCACGGCTCACACCGGAGTATTCCGATATTCGCTACGACAAACTTACCGACAGTTTCGGGATTCAGTGGCCATGTACGGCGGATAATCCCGGCGGGACACCGCGGTTCAGCATTGAAAAGGCCGCAAAAAAAATAACGTTCGTTCCCACCGACTGGAGCTTTATGGTGCCGCCGGTGAGCGAGGAATATCCGGTACAGCTTGTCATAGGCGAAGCACAGCATTTCTGGCATCAGAACAATCTGATGAAAAAGACCACTATCCCGCTCCGGGAATACAATGCGACGCTGCTCCTCTATCCGCAGGGGTATGTCGCCGTTTCACCCGAGGATGCCAAGCGGCTTACCGTGCGCGATCGTGCGAACGTGAAGATCATCTCCCCCTACGGTTCGATGGAAGCGATGGTGCAGATAACCGACAAGGTGAAGCCGAATACCGCATATGTCGCCTATTTCGTTGACGACATGGTAACGCGATTCTTCCTTGCGCATAAGAGCGTGATGAAACGCGGAGAGGATGCGACCGTTCCGGTGCGCATAGTGAAGGTGTGA
- a CDS encoding hydrogenase maturation protease has translation MMHEVLADIFSRRVTIVGMGNTLRADDGAGVRVAEHLAALGADVVIAEDVIENYAFTIAESDAEQVLIIDAVRTGAEPGAIVLARFSDIAESAGVSSHKAALSMTVSILASHGKDVWFLGIEAEDIDIGSTMTARVAQSTAAVAEMLSRYCKEKVADVR, from the coding sequence ATGATGCACGAAGTGCTCGCCGATATATTCTCGCGCCGTGTGACCATCGTTGGCATGGGTAATACCCTGCGCGCCGACGACGGTGCCGGTGTGCGCGTTGCGGAGCATCTCGCAGCGCTCGGTGCGGATGTCGTCATCGCCGAGGATGTGATAGAGAACTATGCGTTCACCATCGCCGAAAGCGATGCCGAGCAGGTGCTTATCATCGATGCGGTACGTACGGGTGCGGAGCCGGGCGCCATCGTGCTTGCGCGTTTTTCCGATATCGCGGAATCCGCGGGCGTATCGTCGCATAAGGCGGCGCTTTCCATGACCGTATCGATACTCGCTTCGCACGGCAAGGATGTGTGGTTCCTCGGCATTGAGGCTGAGGATATCGATATCGGGAGCACCATGACCGCTCGTGTCGCACAGAGCACTGCCGCTGTTGCCGAGATGCTTTCGCGCTATTGCAAGGAGAAGGTCGCCGATGTTCGATAA
- a CDS encoding FAD/NAD(P)-binding protein: MSDNTTIPEVVTVDEIRDEIVDVKTFYLSFDERPGKKPFAFKSGQFIMCTVFGAGEFAVSLPACPENDRFHLTVRRTGKVTNALHELKPGDKIGVRGPFGNGFPFEDIQSKNIIYVGGGIGIIPLRSSIMHVMQNNQKFGRILMFYGARTPRDLMYQYNLKEWKTAPGFETFIAIDNPMPGWDGPTGFVHTLIKNADIPVKDTVAFVCGPPMMFNAVIKELLSRGLDEHSIISTLERHMKCGIGKCQHCSIGRTLVCTDGPVYTYHQIKTLGEQI, encoded by the coding sequence ATGAGCGATAATACGACCATACCGGAAGTAGTCACCGTCGATGAAATTCGCGATGAGATAGTCGACGTGAAAACGTTCTATCTCTCCTTCGATGAACGCCCCGGAAAAAAGCCGTTCGCGTTCAAGTCCGGCCAATTCATCATGTGCACCGTGTTCGGTGCGGGGGAATTCGCCGTGTCCCTCCCGGCGTGCCCGGAGAACGACCGGTTCCATCTTACCGTACGCCGCACCGGCAAAGTGACCAATGCGCTCCATGAGCTCAAGCCGGGCGATAAGATCGGCGTGCGCGGACCGTTCGGCAATGGTTTTCCGTTCGAGGATATTCAGAGCAAGAACATCATCTATGTCGGCGGCGGTATCGGCATCATCCCGCTGCGCTCCTCGATAATGCATGTCATGCAGAACAATCAGAAATTCGGGCGCATACTCATGTTCTACGGGGCACGCACCCCGCGCGACCTCATGTATCAGTACAATCTCAAGGAGTGGAAGACCGCCCCTGGATTCGAGACTTTCATCGCCATCGATAATCCCATGCCCGGCTGGGACGGACCTACGGGTTTCGTCCATACCCTCATCAAGAACGCCGATATACCGGTGAAGGATACCGTCGCCTTCGTCTGCGGCCCCCCGATGATGTTCAACGCGGTCATTAAGGAGCTCCTTTCCCGCGGGCTCGATGAACACAGCATCATATCGACGCTTGAGCGGCACATGAAGTGCGGCATCGGCAAATGCCAGCACTGCTCCATAGGCCGGACACTCGTCTGCACCGACGGGCCCGTCTATACCTACCATCAGATAAAGACGCTCGGGGAGCAGATATGA
- a CDS encoding 4Fe-4S dicluster domain-containing protein produces MYRIAKDKVNDIAAALAEEHTLYAPALQRETLQVMFTQIKDLARINLTAALPLVPPKHVVFPQFGRTLSYAYDKAKQEVKFTPETDNSPKALFGVRACDLTGIQCLDRFYLGQDFVDEVYRDHRKKMFIVANTCVTPFRECFCSCMDSGPSAREGFDMNLTDLGNEYLIEIGSEKGETLAKKLSLASAPESAKRDREKAVDKSLSLFSKTAKDNKAWISRVVNRVTTGLFDEKAWTYIGDQCLECGACSFVCPSCSCFNVVDSVTGKDSAERTRTWDSCSFEGYSRMAGGHNPRKPVEDRRSKRFFCKLSYSQSKKYLRPGCVGCGRCAWVCPGDIGMPNVVTYIRREITKKGQ; encoded by the coding sequence ATGTACCGCATAGCAAAAGACAAAGTGAACGACATCGCCGCCGCGCTCGCGGAGGAACACACGCTCTACGCACCGGCACTGCAGCGCGAAACACTGCAGGTCATGTTCACGCAGATAAAGGACCTCGCGCGCATCAATCTTACCGCCGCGCTCCCGCTCGTGCCGCCCAAGCATGTCGTGTTCCCGCAGTTCGGCCGAACGCTCTCCTACGCGTATGACAAGGCGAAGCAGGAAGTGAAGTTCACCCCCGAGACCGACAATTCGCCCAAGGCTCTTTTCGGCGTACGCGCCTGCGACCTTACCGGCATTCAGTGTCTCGACCGTTTCTATCTCGGTCAGGATTTCGTCGACGAGGTATACCGCGATCACCGGAAGAAGATGTTCATCGTCGCCAATACCTGCGTTACCCCGTTCCGCGAATGCTTCTGTTCCTGCATGGACAGCGGTCCCAGCGCACGCGAAGGGTTCGATATGAACCTTACCGACCTCGGCAATGAATACCTCATCGAAATTGGGAGCGAGAAGGGAGAGACGCTTGCGAAAAAGCTTTCGCTTGCATCCGCACCCGAATCGGCGAAGCGCGACAGGGAAAAAGCCGTTGATAAGTCGCTCTCGCTCTTTTCCAAAACGGCGAAGGACAATAAGGCGTGGATATCACGCGTGGTCAACCGCGTGACGACGGGCCTCTTCGATGAAAAGGCGTGGACCTATATCGGCGATCAATGCCTTGAATGCGGCGCCTGCTCCTTCGTCTGTCCGAGCTGTTCGTGCTTCAACGTCGTCGATTCGGTGACCGGCAAGGATTCCGCCGAGCGCACGCGCACCTGGGATTCCTGCTCCTTCGAAGGCTATTCCCGCATGGCCGGCGGGCATAACCCGCGCAAGCCCGTGGAGGACCGCCGGAGCAAACGCTTTTTCTGCAAGCTCTCCTATTCGCAGTCGAAGAAATACCTGCGCCCCGGCTGTGTCGGCTGCGGACGCTGCGCGTGGGTATGCCCCGGTGATATCGGCATGCCCAACGTCGTGACCTATATACGGCGCGAGATCACGAAGAAGGGTCAGTGA
- a CDS encoding response regulator, which produces MGKKILLVDDDKELCATLTRVLTANGHAVTTAHSGAEARMKVVSVRPDLIILDIIMETDTAGFELINMLRSDRPNAKYREFKDVPIVVLSAIDRVTHSRFSLDDGESFLPGAVDFITKPVTPEQLLAKVDAH; this is translated from the coding sequence ATGGGAAAAAAGATACTCCTCGTCGACGACGACAAAGAGCTCTGTGCTACACTTACACGCGTGCTCACGGCGAACGGGCATGCGGTGACGACAGCGCACAGCGGCGCCGAGGCGCGCATGAAGGTCGTATCGGTCAGGCCCGATCTTATCATTCTCGACATCATCATGGAAACGGATACCGCGGGCTTCGAGCTCATCAATATGCTCAGGAGCGATCGCCCCAATGCGAAGTATCGCGAGTTCAAGGATGTTCCCATCGTGGTGCTTTCCGCCATCGACCGCGTGACGCATTCGCGCTTCTCGCTCGACGACGGAGAGAGCTTCCTTCCCGGCGCTGTCGATTTCATAACGAAGCCCGTGACGCCGGAACAGCTCCTCGCGAAGGTCGATGCGCACTAG
- a CDS encoding 4Fe-4S binding protein produces the protein MWLISKILQAIICFRAGVVTMPYPFKPRPVEKDFRGQPAWNHHKCVGCAGCANHCPARTILVRDLCQDIRVMVYDGSRCTYCGRCSDVCPEDAITMTEQYELATGEKNDITVSMELFMLTCQRCGRCFDMETTNMIDKMALRGYRYDNLAVRAVIPRSTEQFDTKTLAETENYTRPQVKE, from the coding sequence ATGTGGCTCATCAGTAAGATACTACAGGCGATCATCTGCTTCCGTGCGGGCGTGGTCACGATGCCGTACCCGTTCAAACCGCGGCCCGTCGAGAAGGATTTCCGCGGACAGCCGGCATGGAACCATCACAAATGCGTGGGTTGCGCCGGGTGCGCCAATCATTGCCCCGCGCGGACGATACTCGTACGCGACCTCTGCCAGGACATACGCGTCATGGTGTATGACGGCTCACGCTGCACCTACTGCGGACGCTGTTCCGATGTCTGCCCGGAAGACGCGATAACCATGACCGAACAGTATGAGCTTGCCACCGGGGAGAAGAACGACATCACCGTATCGATGGAATTGTTCATGCTCACCTGCCAGCGCTGCGGGCGCTGCTTCGATATGGAAACGACGAATATGATCGATAAGATGGCGCTGCGCGGGTACCGCTACGATAACCTCGCCGTGCGCGCCGTCATACCGAGATCGACCGAACAGTTCGATACGAAGACCCTTGCGGAGACCGAGAACTATACACGCCCGCAGGTGAAGGAATAA
- a CDS encoding NADH-quinone oxidoreductase subunit C, producing the protein MLSIESIYEWLRSTFPGGVIGSSSQKGRLYVDIERSKVRAVSSALVSRGARYQVSIGSDMIAHNRTLALIHTFSFDREGIFVSLRTHAPADDPVFDSITPDIPSAGWSERECADLLGMKFTGHPKPKKLVLSDDWPAGVYPLRKDVPWNLMPPPAENVAYELDKAPEGTTVIPVGPFHPTLHEPEHFAVYVDGETIKGADYRGFMVHRGIEKLCQTQVTYNEVPYIAERICGICGSVHAAAYSQAVELAAGLTISRRAEFIRTIMLEIERIHSHLLWLGIAGHLIGFDTVFMQAWRVREKLMWYGEKLTGNRKTYGMIIVGGVRRDITAELSAELLGVINGIEKELTAIHKAIKNDSMIHRRTKGVGTITKEEAKLWSLVGPVARARGLDMDIRRDHPYAAYDAVQFDVPVVDTNDVWGTIVVRVLETFESIKIIRQALDKMPDGQPLLVEVPEDIPPLRHAIMAVEAPRGESVHYLITGENNRPERWRVRAPTYPNLQGVPLMLLNEQLADMPVIIGSIDPCFSCTDRVLRVDVKSGDAVRMTGKELEAYACMIRTGN; encoded by the coding sequence ATGCTTTCGATAGAATCGATATATGAGTGGCTGCGAAGCACCTTCCCCGGGGGCGTTATCGGCTCTTCGTCGCAGAAGGGGCGGCTCTACGTGGACATCGAGCGGTCAAAGGTGCGAGCGGTATCGTCCGCGCTCGTGAGCAGGGGCGCGCGGTATCAGGTGAGCATCGGCTCGGATATGATAGCGCATAACCGCACGCTCGCGCTCATCCATACGTTCAGCTTCGACCGCGAGGGCATCTTCGTATCCCTGCGCACGCATGCCCCTGCCGATGATCCCGTGTTCGATTCCATCACCCCCGATATACCGAGCGCAGGCTGGTCGGAACGCGAATGCGCCGATCTCCTCGGCATGAAGTTCACCGGGCACCCGAAGCCCAAAAAGCTCGTGCTGTCCGATGACTGGCCCGCGGGAGTGTACCCGCTCAGGAAAGATGTTCCCTGGAACCTCATGCCCCCGCCGGCGGAGAACGTAGCATACGAACTCGATAAAGCACCCGAAGGCACGACGGTCATACCCGTGGGCCCCTTCCATCCGACGCTCCATGAGCCCGAACATTTTGCCGTGTACGTCGACGGCGAGACGATAAAGGGCGCCGATTACCGCGGCTTCATGGTGCACCGCGGCATAGAGAAGCTCTGTCAGACACAGGTCACCTATAACGAAGTGCCGTACATCGCCGAGCGCATCTGCGGGATCTGCGGGTCGGTTCATGCCGCCGCGTACAGTCAGGCGGTGGAGCTTGCTGCGGGGCTTACGATATCACGCCGCGCGGAATTCATCCGTACGATAATGCTCGAGATAGAGCGCATACATTCGCATCTCCTCTGGCTCGGCATCGCGGGCCATCTTATCGGTTTCGATACGGTGTTCATGCAGGCATGGCGTGTGCGCGAAAAGCTCATGTGGTACGGTGAGAAGCTTACCGGCAACCGCAAGACCTACGGCATGATAATCGTGGGCGGCGTACGACGTGACATAACCGCGGAACTTTCGGCGGAGCTTCTCGGCGTCATCAACGGCATTGAGAAGGAGCTGACCGCGATACACAAAGCGATAAAGAACGATTCGATGATACACCGCCGCACCAAGGGTGTGGGCACGATAACGAAGGAAGAGGCAAAGCTCTGGAGCCTTGTCGGTCCCGTTGCGCGCGCGCGCGGTCTTGATATGGACATACGCCGCGATCACCCCTACGCCGCGTATGATGCGGTGCAGTTCGATGTACCCGTCGTCGACACGAACGATGTGTGGGGTACGATCGTCGTCCGCGTGCTCGAGACGTTCGAATCGATAAAGATAATCCGACAGGCGCTCGACAAGATGCCCGACGGTCAGCCGCTTCTCGTGGAAGTGCCGGAGGATATACCGCCCCTGCGCCATGCGATCATGGCGGTGGAAGCGCCGCGCGGTGAATCCGTACATTATCTCATCACCGGGGAGAACAATCGTCCGGAGCGCTGGCGCGTGCGTGCGCCGACGTATCCGAACCTGCAGGGTGTACCGCTCATGCTCCTCAATGAACAGCTCGCCGATATGCCCGTCATCATCGGCAGCATCGACCCGTGCTTCTCCTGCACCGACCGAGTGCTCCGCGTCGATGTGAAGAGCGGCGATGCCGTGCGTATGACCGGCAAAGAACTTGAAGCGTATGCCTGCATGATACGGACGGGGAACTGA
- a CDS encoding complex I subunit 1 family protein has protein sequence MDILSIAVTIVLFLLLAPLYEGIVRKVIARVQSRKGPPVIQPYRDLLKLLGKENMSAGNALFTIAPLLAFASILGVIAFFPLGYHSGWLAQHADVITIVYLLTVGGVSVMLGGLASRNTYAGVGASREMITMIMLEPVLAMTFLAGAVKAKSLGILPAIGSVAGGGYDYSTLLMLFVYLLALMAFVGRQPFDIAEAEVEILEGPFIEYSGPNYALFRYYLMLKQMFYASLFVVAFLPIVRTGTYGLDVLIELAAVSVIFVLVGLIGSTNPRMRIDQAQKYYGILILLALASVGLSVYGL, from the coding sequence ATGGACATACTGAGCATAGCCGTAACGATCGTACTTTTCCTTCTGCTCGCGCCGCTCTATGAAGGCATCGTGCGCAAGGTCATCGCGCGTGTGCAGTCGCGCAAAGGCCCGCCGGTCATCCAGCCATACCGCGACCTGCTTAAGCTCCTCGGCAAGGAGAATATGAGCGCGGGGAATGCGCTCTTTACCATAGCGCCGCTCCTCGCGTTCGCATCGATACTCGGCGTCATTGCGTTCTTCCCGCTCGGGTATCACAGCGGGTGGCTTGCGCAGCATGCGGATGTCATTACCATCGTCTATCTCCTTACCGTCGGCGGCGTGTCGGTCATGTTGGGCGGACTTGCGAGCCGCAACACCTATGCCGGTGTCGGCGCGAGCCGCGAGATGATAACGATGATCATGCTCGAGCCGGTGCTCGCAATGACGTTCCTCGCCGGTGCGGTCAAGGCGAAGTCGCTCGGCATACTCCCGGCGATCGGTTCGGTCGCGGGCGGCGGCTATGACTATTCGACACTGCTCATGCTTTTTGTTTATCTCCTTGCGCTCATGGCCTTCGTCGGCCGTCAGCCGTTCGATATCGCCGAAGCGGAAGTGGAGATACTCGAGGGACCGTTCATCGAATACAGCGGCCCGAACTATGCGCTCTTCCGCTATTATCTCATGCTGAAGCAGATGTTCTACGCGTCGCTCTTCGTCGTGGCGTTCCTGCCGATCGTCCGTACCGGTACGTACGGTCTCGATGTGCTGATAGAGCTTGCCGCCGTGTCGGTCATTTTTGTTCTCGTCGGCCTCATCGGATCGACGAACCCGCGCATGCGCATCGATCAGGCACAGAAATATTACGGTATACTCATTCTGCTCGCGCTCGCATCCGTCGGGCTATCCGTGTACGGGCTCTAG
- a CDS encoding proton-conducting transporter membrane subunit, with translation MFDNPFFPLALLAAAAVISPVFSRSRFLAGVIHFVFIAAGAVMLIGFSANILLGHPYEHTVHIGPIAVPFLADGLSAVFITVIAVLSIASSFYSIKYMEHYREYSAAPYYIAFPLFIAGMIGVVTVDDLSFGFTAAWQIMTLASYFLIRFEHRERANVASANKYLILMELAYGVIIGATLFVHGIEPGDSVAVITGKIAATDPIRIIAVFALLFAGFGCKAGVFPLGQLWLPDAHSVAPSPVSAMLSGVMLKTGIYGLLRTFFWMIPHDGVAGFSGYYWGIGIAVMGAVTLFIGTVQSMKQNDAKRLLAYSSIGQLGYIIFAIGAALAMIHSTSAFVQGFAVIALIGAVYHVINHAVFKGLLFLTSGSVLYATGTKDLSKLGGLMKFMPVTAVLAFIASLAIAGIPPLSGFASKWTIVSSSLLAGSEVGVLVVAGIIALFTSTITLAAYVKFFGMSFASAGSEWNVSKPIREVPVMLLLPKIALALIICAQGFFPAIAFTLITRAFATAHGSIVEALFTAGLGERVSASSFGVIVSVPGMNGFASAAVPLVIIAVVAGALLVGWFIKRAGGSTEKRTTAWLCGYQELNDKNRYASANMFSAFKKAFWWAGGNVKK, from the coding sequence ATGTTCGATAATCCGTTCTTCCCGCTCGCACTGCTTGCCGCCGCCGCGGTCATATCCCCGGTGTTCTCGCGTTCACGATTCCTTGCGGGTGTAATACATTTCGTGTTCATCGCGGCGGGAGCGGTCATGCTCATCGGATTCAGTGCGAACATACTGCTCGGGCATCCGTACGAGCATACCGTCCATATCGGACCCATCGCCGTGCCGTTCCTCGCCGACGGGTTATCCGCGGTGTTCATCACCGTCATTGCGGTGCTCTCGATCGCAAGCTCGTTCTATTCGATAAAGTATATGGAGCATTACCGGGAGTACAGCGCGGCGCCGTACTATATCGCGTTCCCGCTCTTCATCGCCGGGATGATCGGTGTCGTCACGGTGGACGATCTCTCCTTCGGGTTCACCGCCGCCTGGCAGATCATGACGCTCGCTTCGTATTTCCTCATCCGCTTCGAGCACCGCGAGCGTGCCAATGTCGCAAGCGCCAATAAATATCTTATCCTCATGGAACTCGCTTACGGCGTCATCATCGGTGCGACGCTCTTCGTTCACGGGATAGAACCCGGCGACAGTGTTGCCGTCATTACCGGGAAGATCGCAGCTACCGATCCGATACGGATCATCGCCGTGTTCGCGCTCCTTTTCGCCGGTTTCGGCTGCAAGGCGGGCGTATTCCCGCTCGGGCAGCTCTGGCTCCCGGATGCGCATTCGGTAGCGCCCTCGCCGGTGAGCGCCATGCTCTCAGGCGTAATGCTCAAGACCGGCATCTACGGACTTCTTCGCACGTTCTTCTGGATGATACCGCATGACGGCGTGGCAGGATTCAGCGGATACTATTGGGGCATCGGCATCGCCGTGATGGGTGCGGTGACGCTCTTCATCGGCACCGTGCAGTCGATGAAACAGAACGATGCGAAACGGCTTCTTGCCTACAGTTCCATCGGTCAGCTCGGCTATATCATTTTCGCCATCGGCGCGGCACTGGCAATGATACACAGCACGAGCGCATTCGTGCAGGGGTTCGCCGTCATCGCGCTTATCGGCGCCGTGTACCATGTCATCAACCATGCGGTGTTCAAGGGGCTTCTCTTCCTCACGAGCGGGAGCGTGCTCTACGCTACCGGTACCAAGGACTTGAGCAAGCTCGGCGGGCTCATGAAGTTCATGCCGGTGACCGCAGTGCTCGCGTTCATTGCCTCCCTCGCTATCGCAGGGATACCGCCGTTAAGCGGCTTTGCGAGCAAATGGACGATAGTATCCTCATCGCTCCTTGCCGGGAGCGAAGTGGGAGTGCTCGTAGTCGCGGGCATCATAGCGCTCTTTACGAGCACGATAACACTCGCGGCGTACGTGAAATTCTTCGGCATGAGTTTCGCTTCCGCAGGGAGCGAATGGAACGTCTCCAAACCGATACGCGAAGTCCCTGTCATGCTGCTTCTCCCGAAGATAGCGCTTGCGCTCATCATCTGTGCGCAGGGTTTTTTTCCGGCGATCGCATTTACGCTCATTACGCGCGCGTTCGCGACCGCACACGGGTCCATCGTTGAGGCGCTGTTCACTGCGGGGCTTGGCGAGCGTGTGTCCGCATCATCGTTCGGCGTCATCGTATCGGTGCCGGGGATGAACGGTTTTGCGTCCGCCGCGGTACCGCTTGTCATTATCGCGGTGGTCGCCGGCGCGCTCCTTGTCGGATGGTTCATCAAGCGTGCGGGCGGGTCGACCGAGAAACGTACGACGGCATGGCTCTGCGGGTATCAGGAACTCAACGATAAGAACCGCTATGCGAGCGCGAACATGTTCTCCGCGTTCAAGAAGGCCTTCTGGTGGGCCGGCGGCAATGTGAAAAAGTGA